CAACGGCCCGTGTCCGCCGGGCACGTAGCCATCTTCCCGTCACGCTACACAGGTAAAACGTCCCGGAGCATCAGGCCCTCGCCTCCAGAAGGCGGGCCTGCGGATGGAAACAAGCGCGACCCGGCGTAGCACCGGTCAAATGTATGCCAGCCAGTCATTGGCGCGTCATCGACGCCGCATAGCATCTCGCGCTTCGCAGTCCCCACAACACCCCGTGCCCAAGTCGCGCGATTCCATCCGAGCCAATCCATGCGTTTGCATTACACACTTCCAGCCGTGCTCCTCATGGCGCTACCCGCCCATGCCGAGCTGATCATCAGTGAGTACGTCGAGGGTACCTCGAACAACAAGGCCATCGAGATCTACAACCCCGATGCCACCGAGGCCGACCTGTCGCTCTACAAGATCGAGCAGTACAACAACGGCGTCACCGCGCCGAATGCCACGTTCCAGCTCGCCGGCAAGCTCGCGCCGGGGTCGGTCTACGTCATGGCGCACAGCACGCTGGCCGCGGTGCTCGGCTCCAAGGTCAACCAGGCCGTAACGTTCACGTTCAATGGCGACGACGCCCTCACGCTCACGCGCTCAGGTACCGTGGTGGACCATATCGGACAGGTCGGCTTCCAGCCGCCGTCAGGTTTCTGGGGTACAGCCACTGCCGGCACCAAGGACCACACGCTGCGCCGCAAGGCTTCGGTGACGCAGGGCGACACGGACATCACGGCGGCGTTCGATCCAGCGGTGCAGTGGGATTCGTTCAACGTCGACGACTTCTCGGACCTGGGCCTGTACAACGGCGCGGGCACCGTCACGCCGCCGCCGGTGGCGGCAGTGTGTGGCGCACCGGCAACGCACCTCGCTGACGTCCAGGGCGCGACATCGACCTCGCCGCTGGCCGGTCAGAACGTCGAGATCGAGGCCGTGGTCACCGCCGACTACAGCGGCACGGGCGGTTTCAGCGGATTCTTCGTGCAGCAGCCCGACGCACAGCGCCGCAAGCTGCCCGGTGTCTCCGAAGGTCTCTTCGTCTATGCGCCCGGCGTGACCGCGCGCGCCGGCGACCTGGTCCACCTGGTAGGCAAGGTCGAGGAGAAGTACGGTCAGACACAACTGACGCTGGCTGCGAACGGTCTGGCAAGCTGCTCCAGCGGCAACAAGGTGACGGCAGTCGATGTCACGCTGCCGCTGGCCGACGCCAAGACGCTGTCGGCCTATGAAGGGATGCTGGTGCGCCTGCCCCAGACGCTGACGGTCAGCGAGACCTACGAGCTTGGCCGCTATGGCAGCGTGCTGCTCAGCAACGGCCGCCTGCCGCTGCCGACCAACGTGGCCCCGGCCGCGAACGGCGCCGCCGCGCAAGCCGCCGCCAACGCGCTCAACCGCCTGGTGCTGGACGACGGCTCCAACCTGCAGAACCCCGCCACGGTGCCCTACCCCGCCCCGGGCCTGTCCGCGGCCAATCCGGTGCGTGCCGGCTACACGGTCAGCGGCGTGCAGGGTGTGCTCGAGATCCGCTACAACGCCTGGCGCCTGCAGCCGGTACCGGGTGCCGCCGCCCCCACGTTCAGCGCCGCCAGCAATCCGCGCACGGGCGCGCCCACGCGCCATGCCCAGGCTGACGTGCGCGTGGCCTCGTTCAACGTGCTGAACTACTTCAACGGCGACGGCAAGGGCACCGGCTTCGACGACCCGAACAACCGTGGCGCCAAGTCGCAAGCCGAGTTCGAGCGGCAGGAAGCCAAGATCGTTGCCGCCATCCGCGCGATTGACGCCGATGTGGTCGGCCTGATGGAAATCGAGAACGACGGCTACGGCGACCTGAGCGCTATCCGCCGCCTGACGAGCCAGCTCGGCGCCGACTGGCGCTACGTCGATCCGGGCCTGCCCAAGCTGGGCGGCGATGCGATCACCGTGGCGATCATCTACAACAGCCGCAACGTGGAACCGGTGGGCGTGCCCGCCACGCTGGCCATCGACGACAAGAACCGCCAGCCGCTGGCCCGCACGTTCCACCGCGTGGGCGGCACGCAGAACTTCACGGTCGTGGTGAACCACCTGAAGTCCAAGGGCTGCACCGGCGCCGCCGGCAAGGACGCCGACCAGGGCGACGGCCAGAGCTGCTGGAACCCCACCCGCCTGCGCGCGGCGGGCCTGATCGCCGACTGGCTGGCTACCTCCCCGACCGGCGTGGCCGACGTGGGCAAGCTGCTGATCGGTGACCTCAACAGCTACGCCAAGGAAGATCCGGTACTGCTGTTCGCCGAAAAGGGTTACGCCGACATGGTGGCGAAGTTCGTAGGCAAGGATGCGTACAGCTACGTGTTCGGCGGTGAATCGGGCTACATCGACCACGCACTGGCCACTTCCGCACTGGCAGATCGCGTGCGTGCCGTGCATGAATGGCACATCAACGCAGACGAGCCGATCGCGCTTGAATACTCGTTCGCGTACAAGAGCGCCGAGCAGCAACAGACGTTCTATGCAGCTGACCCCTACCGTTCGTCGGACCATGATCCGGTGCTGGTCGATCTGGCCTTGAACTCGCAGTCGACAGGTGGCGGCAGCGATGGCGCCGGTGGCACAGGTGGCACAGGTGGCACAGGTGGCACAGGTGGCACAGGTGGCACAGATGGCACCAGCGGTACGGGTGGCTCCGGTGGTTCCGGTGGCTCCAGCGGATCGGCCGATTCCGGCAACTCCGGCGCCGGCTCGATGGACCCGTTCACGTGGCTGACGCTGGCTGCTGGCGTGGCCGCGCTGGCACGCCGCCGCTCGTGGCGCTCGTGGGCAGTCTGAACGCCCTGGCGCGCCGCTGGCCTGACTGGCGGTGGCAAAGCCCGGTCCATCCGGGCTTCCTCGCCGTCGCCCTGCTGATGCTCGCGCTACAAGCGGGTGGCGCCACGATAGCCGATGCGTTGCGGTACGAACGCTCGGCCATCGCCAGCGGAGAAGTCTGGCGACTGGTGTCCGGCCACTTTGTGCATCTCGGCTGGACGCACTGCCTGCTCAACGTCGGGGGCGTGGTGGCGCTGGCGGCCATCCTGCCCGCGCCGCTGCGTGCGTGGCGCTGTTGCCTGCTGCTGGCCACGATCATCGGCCTGGCCCTGTTCGCCACCTTGCCCAGTCTGCAGCACTATGCCGGCTTCTCGGGCGTCAACTACGGCCTGGCCGCGCTGGCGCTGCTGCCGCGTGCCCGCGCGGAAGCAACCGCCGCGCTGGTGCTCGGCGCGCTGATTGTCCGTGCGCTCTGGCAGTGGCTGGGCGGCGGGGGCGCGGCGGATGCCGCATGGCTCGGCGCGCCACCGCTGGCCGCCGCCCATCTCGCCGGGCTGGCAAGTGGGGCGGCAATCCTCTTCCTGCCCCTGATGCGCCTGGACCGGCTGCCTGTCGGACCCGCCACCCGCTCAGAACTTGTGACGCAGCCCCACCGCAATGCCGAACATTGAGCTCTGTCCGTTGGCCAGGGCATAGCTGTTGCCAAGCGACAGGCTGTTGGCATAGAAGATCGCGGCGGACTCCATCGCCAGACCGGCGTTCTTGGTGTAGGCCGCCGTCACGTAGACGTCGGTCCGCTTGGAGAACGCATAGTTGGAGATAGCCGAGATCTGCCACGGGTTGGCCAGGTGCGCATCGCCGAACTGGTTCTTGACGTTGTCGTAGTTGTACTCGAGCGTCAGCCCGATGGCCGTCGTGATCTGGTATGTCCCGCCGATCCAGTAGAAGTCATCGCGCAGGAACTCGGCCCCCTGCTGGTTCTTGTTCTGGCCCCACCGGTATCCCGCCATGATCTTCGCCGGCCCGATCGCGTAGCTGGCGCCGACCGAGGCCTTCTTGAAGGTGCCGGTGCCCGCGTTGGTCGGCTGCGCGGTGGGCGCGATGGTCGGATTGAACTGGTCGTAGCCCACCACCACGCCAAGTGGTCCGGTGGCATATACCAGTGCCGCGCCATAGGCCGTATCACGCCGGAACTGGCCCGGTACTTCGCCGTTGCCGCCGAGGATGAACGGGGCGCCCACGGTGGGCGGCAAGGCCAGGCCCGTACCGAACGAAAAATGCCCCAGCGCCGTGATCGGCCCGAAGCTGCCGGTGTACTTGATCGTGTTGTCCTCACGGAAATTCGCGCCCGCCATGACCACGACGGGTTCGTATTGCGTCGCATACGCGGCTGGCGCGAAGTTCGCCAGCGCTTCGAACATGGACGTGTACTGCCGGCCCAGCGAAAGCTGGCCATAATCGCTCTGCAAGCCCACGAACGCCTGCCGGCCAAACAGGCGGCCGCTCTGCTGCGAGGTGCCGGTATCGAGGTTGAAGCCGCTCTCCAGCACGAAGACGGCCTTGAGGCCGCCGCCCAGCCCTTCCGAGCCGCGCAGACCCCAGCGCGAACCGGACACGCCGCCGGAATCCATGCGGAAAACGTTGTTCGACGGGCCAGGGTTGAAACCATTCGCGGCAACCGGCACGGCGCCGAGATGGTTGGCGAATTCAAGGTTCGCATCGACGACGCCGTAGAGCGTCACGGTCGACTGGGCATGCCCGACACTGGCGCCGGTGCATAGGATTGCCACTGCAAGATACTTCCGCTGCATCTTGAGCCCCTCCGCTTGTTGTTCTTCTTTATCCGGACAGCAAACGCCCCCTCCACCGATGGCGCTCCCAGCCAGGATGGCATCTCTCCAGACAATCTTCCGGTACTGCCCACACTGCGGATGTTCGCCAGGCCACCGACGTGCCTGCCTGAACCAAGCGTATGTGTTGAACGCCCGTTTTGCCGAACTACTTCAACGCGCGTTGCGAAACCGCGACGATCGCGATGACACAACACGCGCCCGCCAGCAACATCAGCAGATTGGCGGTGCCGATCAGCGTCGCCTGCTGGTCGATCAGCCGTGACAGGCGTGCCAGTTCGGCCGGGTCGATACCCTGCTGGAATTCAAACGGCGTCACGTGCGCAACCAGTTGCGTACGCGCGATCGCTTCGTCATATTGCAGCCACAGGCTGGCCAGCCCAGTCCCCGCCGCCGATGCGATCTGGCGCACGATATTCTTGAACTGGTAGCCATGGGCGAAGTCGTCCACGCTGAACTCCGCCCACGTCAGGCCAGCCACCAGCATCAGCACGAAGGGCAGCGTCAGGTTCTGCAGCACGAGCACCGGCAGGATGACCTCGAGCGAGGCACCGGGCATCATCCGTTGCGAGAGCAGCCACGCGGCCATGGCGAAAATCAGATAGCCCAGCGCGATATACCGCCGCGAGCCGGGCAGCGATGTGCCCCAGAACGTGAACGCGGCCGCCGCTGCGAAGCCCAGCAACGACGTCGTGGTGAGCACCGTGCCGGTGGTCTGGAACGTGAACCCCATACCGTTCTGCAACATCGTGGAGATGACGTAGGTCCACAGCCCGTTCAGCAGGTAATAGATGGCGTAGAACGACAGCCCGATCAGGAAGCGCCGCCCCAGCAGCAGCTTCGGGTTGAGCCACGGGTCCGGATGGCGGCGCAGATACACCATGCCCGCTGCGAAAAGCGCGATGCCGGCGATCGGCGTGAACGCCACCGAGGGCGAGTTCGCCAGTTCGTAGAACCGCAGGTCTCCCAGGCCATGTAGCAGCGTCAGCGCGCCCGCCCCGAACAGGATCACCGTCACCCAGTCCATCGCGTGATAGTCGACGTCCCACGGCGCCAGCG
This genomic interval from Cupriavidus metallidurans CH34 contains the following:
- the rrtA gene encoding rhombosortase — protein: MADAGCWRGRAGTPPLVALVGSLNALARRWPDWRWQSPVHPGFLAVALLMLALQAGGATIADALRYERSAIASGEVWRLVSGHFVHLGWTHCLLNVGGVVALAAILPAPLRAWRCCLLLATIIGLALFATLPSLQHYAGFSGVNYGLAALALLPRARAEATAALVLGALIVRALWQWLGGGGAADAAWLGAPPLAAAHLAGLASGAAILFLPLMRLDRLPVGPATRSELVTQPHRNAEH
- a CDS encoding ExeM/NucH family extracellular endonuclease is translated as MRLHYTLPAVLLMALPAHAELIISEYVEGTSNNKAIEIYNPDATEADLSLYKIEQYNNGVTAPNATFQLAGKLAPGSVYVMAHSTLAAVLGSKVNQAVTFTFNGDDALTLTRSGTVVDHIGQVGFQPPSGFWGTATAGTKDHTLRRKASVTQGDTDITAAFDPAVQWDSFNVDDFSDLGLYNGAGTVTPPPVAAVCGAPATHLADVQGATSTSPLAGQNVEIEAVVTADYSGTGGFSGFFVQQPDAQRRKLPGVSEGLFVYAPGVTARAGDLVHLVGKVEEKYGQTQLTLAANGLASCSSGNKVTAVDVTLPLADAKTLSAYEGMLVRLPQTLTVSETYELGRYGSVLLSNGRLPLPTNVAPAANGAAAQAAANALNRLVLDDGSNLQNPATVPYPAPGLSAANPVRAGYTVSGVQGVLEIRYNAWRLQPVPGAAAPTFSAASNPRTGAPTRHAQADVRVASFNVLNYFNGDGKGTGFDDPNNRGAKSQAEFERQEAKIVAAIRAIDADVVGLMEIENDGYGDLSAIRRLTSQLGADWRYVDPGLPKLGGDAITVAIIYNSRNVEPVGVPATLAIDDKNRQPLARTFHRVGGTQNFTVVVNHLKSKGCTGAAGKDADQGDGQSCWNPTRLRAAGLIADWLATSPTGVADVGKLLIGDLNSYAKEDPVLLFAEKGYADMVAKFVGKDAYSYVFGGESGYIDHALATSALADRVRAVHEWHINADEPIALEYSFAYKSAEQQQTFYAADPYRSSDHDPVLVDLALNSQSTGGGSDGAGGTGGTGGTGGTGGTGGTDGTSGTGGSGGSGGSSGSADSGNSGAGSMDPFTWLTLAAGVAALARRRSWRSWAV
- a CDS encoding MFS transporter — its product is MPSKPLLSQHPELSAVRVYMIGLALGCSTGVDFWASAMMGVAGTHIRGGVHASPEDFLWTLTSYAAAAVVANLMLRRLAHDISYRGFTMAGLVIAAAGAALCALSRNPLELALARAVQGFGAGGLFAASRIIIQLAAAREERRPLFIGFNIGSMGLPAAAPWITAQLVENAEWQMVFVLQAGIALATLLFVVLTYPPRLTVTLAPWDVDYHAMDWVTVILFGAGALTLLHGLGDLRFYELANSPSVAFTPIAGIALFAAGMVYLRRHPDPWLNPKLLLGRRFLIGLSFYAIYYLLNGLWTYVISTMLQNGMGFTFQTTGTVLTTTSLLGFAAAAAFTFWGTSLPGSRRYIALGYLIFAMAAWLLSQRMMPGASLEVILPVLVLQNLTLPFVLMLVAGLTWAEFSVDDFAHGYQFKNIVRQIASAAGTGLASLWLQYDEAIARTQLVAHVTPFEFQQGIDPAELARLSRLIDQQATLIGTANLLMLLAGACCVIAIVAVSQRALK
- a CDS encoding porin, whose protein sequence is MQRKYLAVAILCTGASVGHAQSTVTLYGVVDANLEFANHLGAVPVAANGFNPGPSNNVFRMDSGGVSGSRWGLRGSEGLGGGLKAVFVLESGFNLDTGTSQQSGRLFGRQAFVGLQSDYGQLSLGRQYTSMFEALANFAPAAYATQYEPVVVMAGANFREDNTIKYTGSFGPITALGHFSFGTGLALPPTVGAPFILGGNGEVPGQFRRDTAYGAALVYATGPLGVVVGYDQFNPTIAPTAQPTNAGTGTFKKASVGASYAIGPAKIMAGYRWGQNKNQQGAEFLRDDFYWIGGTYQITTAIGLTLEYNYDNVKNQFGDAHLANPWQISAISNYAFSKRTDVYVTAAYTKNAGLAMESAAIFYANSLSLGNSYALANGQSSMFGIAVGLRHKF